Part of the Streptomyces sp. NBC_01460 genome, CCCGGCTGCCGATCCGCGCACCCGGCGCGCGCGGGTGGAGAGCGCCCTGGAGCGGGTCGGTCTCGCCGCCGCGGCCGGCAGGAAGGCCAAGGCGTACTCGCTCGGCATGAAGCAGCGCCTCGGGCTCGCCGCCGCCCTGCTCCAGCCGCGCGGACTGCTCGTCCTGGACGAACCGACCAACGGCCTCGACCCGCAGGGCATGCGCGAGATCCGTTCCCTGGTCCGGGAGCTGGCGGCCGAGGGCACCACGGTCTTCCTCTCCTCCCATCTGCTCGACGAGATCGAACAGGTCTGCACCCACGCGGCGGTGATGGCCCGCGGCCGGCTCCTCGTCCAGGGACCGGTCGCCGAGCTCGCCGCGGGCGCCCGGGGACGGCTCGCCGTCACCACCCCCGACCCCGGTGACGCGGCCCGGATCCTCGCGGCGCACGGGGCGACGGGCCTGGTGAGCGACGGGGACCGGGTGAGCGCGGACGCGCCCCCGGGCGACGTGGAACTCGCGGACATCAACGCCGCCCTCGT contains:
- a CDS encoding ABC transporter ATP-binding protein — its product is MTETAAATAGPGTWPGTGTVIETHGLTKRYRGGPPAVDGLDLAVPAGSVFGFLGPNGSGKTTTIRMLMGLITPTSGTAHVLGRPMPAAARTVLPQVGALIEGPALYGFLTGRGNLVRFDSADPAADPRTRRARVESALERVGLAAAAGRKAKAYSLGMKQRLGLAAALLQPRGLLVLDEPTNGLDPQGMREIRSLVRELAAEGTTVFLSSHLLDEIEQVCTHAAVMARGRLLVQGPVAELAAGARGRLAVTTPDPGDAARILAAHGATGLVSDGDRVSADAPPGDVELADINAALVGAGVRVRAFGVERASLEDAFVALTGEGFDVAG